Genomic DNA from Methanofollis sp. W23:
ATAATGCAACGATTGCATCTCTGATCCGGTTATTAGGCAACAATAACAGGATGAATGCAATTATACAGGGAAAGAGTATCAGGAATATTAGTTCATTCATCCGTATCCCTCACTCATTCGGTGGATTTTCGAGGTTTATTAACTATCCGAATTTCGTACTTTAATCAGTAAAAAACCTGTCGATTATACCAGTTTTCTCGGCATCTCTTGCGTCCTCCATGATGGGGTGCACCTGATTCTATCACCTCTCTGATATTCATTATACCTTTTGTCGGCAATTTTGGCGCATTTTTATCCATATCGCACCCTGCGCGCTCTAATCGCAAAATAACCATCATGATTAATATTTTACATGATTGAATCCACGAATCGTGCTCGAACCCTGGGCTTTTATTCTCTCTGTCCATAAGGTACATGCAATGCGTCCGTCATATCTGGGAAAGATCGCGCTGCACTGGTGCGATCACTGTCATGCGCCGGTCCTCGGCGAACAATGCGCATGCGGGGCCGGGACCAGACCGGTCGCCATCACCCCGCCGGGAGATGCCAGACCGGCCATGGCCGCCGATGTCGAACTGGTCAATACAGTCTTTCAGGAGCACTTCGGGGTGCCTCTCATTCCGGAGGGGCATCTTGCCGTCCTCAACAAGGTCCCTGAGATCGACCGGATGGAGGAGGTGGTCCTTGGAGGGGCGGTCGTCGCCGCGATCAGGTACCGCCCTGACAAAGGGGTCTGGGAACCGCTCCCGCGCCCTGCGGCCGTGAATTACTGCACGCCGACACGGCGGTATGTCGTCGTCGACGACGGGGCGGTCTCTTTCATCAAGGACGGGGCAAGCCTCCTCGCCCCTGGACTCGTCGAGATCGAGGACTCGGTCAGGGCGGGCGACGAGGTCTTTGTCCTCACCCGCACCGGGGAGTGCATCGGGGTGGGCAGGGCAAAGGTCGACGCCGCAGAGGCCCGCACGATGGAGCGGGGCCAGGTGGTCAGGACACGCAGGACCGCTCCTGCAGAGGTCGTCCCTGGTCCGGCGACCCGGGACGAGGCGGTGACGGCAAACCAGAAGATCCTCGACACCTATGAAGGGGCGTCTCTTGAGTTCATCAGGAAGGTCTGCGCCGATCACCCCGACCTCCCTCGGAATGTCTCGTATTCTGGAGGCAAGGACAGTCTTGCCACGCTCCTGCTGGTCCTCAAGGCGGTCGGGAAGGTGCCGCTCCTGTACGCAGACACCGGGCTTGAGTTCCCTGAGACCGAGGCAAATATCGAAGACGTCGCCGCACGCTACGGGGTCGAGGTGGTGCGGGCCGAGACCGGCGAGGCCTTCTGGAAGCATTTCGAAGCCGAAGGTCCGCCTGCGGTCGATGCACGCTGGTGCTGCCGGGTCTGCAAGCTCGAACCGGTCGGCAGGGTCATTGCCGAGCGGTGGGGGGAGTCGCTCTCCTTTATCGGCCAGCGCAAATATGAGTCCCTGAACCGGAAGCGGAGCCCAAGGATATGGCGGAACCGCCAGGTGAAAAATCAGCTCTCGGCCGCCCCGATCCAGCACTGGACGGCGCTTCATGTCTGGCTCTATCTCTTCAGGGAGGAGGCGCCGTACAATGTGCTGTACGACCGCGGCCTGGATCGTATCGGGTGCTTTATGTGCCCGTCAAGCGACCTTGCGGTGCTGGAAGGGATCCAGAGGGAATACCCCGACCTCTGGCGGTCCTGGGAAGAGAAACTGCGGGTCTGGCAGGAAGCGCACGGTCTGCCAGAGGCCTGGGTGGCCAACTGCGAATGGAGACGGCGGGGGTCTGGCAGGGATGAAGCAGATAGTTATAATTGATTATGGGCTCGGGAACCTCAGGAGTGTCAGCCGCGGACTCGAGCATGCCGGGGCCTCGGCGGCGGTCTCCTCTGACCCCGGCGAGATCGCCGCGGCCGACGCCCTGGTCCTCCCTGGCGTCGGGGGCTTCAGGGACGGGATGG
This window encodes:
- a CDS encoding phosphoadenosine phosphosulfate reductase family protein codes for the protein MRPSYLGKIALHWCDHCHAPVLGEQCACGAGTRPVAITPPGDARPAMAADVELVNTVFQEHFGVPLIPEGHLAVLNKVPEIDRMEEVVLGGAVVAAIRYRPDKGVWEPLPRPAAVNYCTPTRRYVVVDDGAVSFIKDGASLLAPGLVEIEDSVRAGDEVFVLTRTGECIGVGRAKVDAAEARTMERGQVVRTRRTAPAEVVPGPATRDEAVTANQKILDTYEGASLEFIRKVCADHPDLPRNVSYSGGKDSLATLLLVLKAVGKVPLLYADTGLEFPETEANIEDVAARYGVEVVRAETGEAFWKHFEAEGPPAVDARWCCRVCKLEPVGRVIAERWGESLSFIGQRKYESLNRKRSPRIWRNRQVKNQLSAAPIQHWTALHVWLYLFREEAPYNVLYDRGLDRIGCFMCPSSDLAVLEGIQREYPDLWRSWEEKLRVWQEAHGLPEAWVANCEWRRRGSGRDEADSYN